The following coding sequences lie in one Cinclus cinclus chromosome 15, bCinCin1.1, whole genome shotgun sequence genomic window:
- the GJB1 gene encoding gap junction beta-1 protein — MNWAGLYTVLSGVNRHSTAIGRIWLSVIFIFRIMVLVVAAESVWGDEKSAFTCNTQQPGCNSVCYDHFFPISHIRLWALQLILVTTPALLVAMHVAYQQHQEKKLLVLTGHGDAKHMEEVKKHKMRIAGSLWWTYVCSVVFRLLFEAVFMYIFYMLYPGYQMMRLVKCEAYPCPNTVDCFISRPTEKTIFTVFMLVTSSVCIILNMAELVYLVVRACARRGQHHSNPSSGKGSFYGHKHSSEYKQNEINQLLTEQDGSLKDMLRRNSGLQEKGDRCSAC, encoded by the coding sequence ATGAATTGGGCTGGCCTCTACACGGTGCTGAGTGGGGTGAACCGCCACTCCACTGCCATCGGGCGCATCTGGCTCTCCGTCATTTTCATCTTCCGGATCATGGTGTTAGTGGTGGCAGCAGAGAGTGTCTGGGGGGATGAGAAATCTGCCTTCACCTGCAACAcccagcagcctggctgcaACAGCGTCTGCTATGACCACTTCTTCCCCATCTCCCACATCCGTCTGTGGGCCCTGCAGCTCATCCTCGTCACCACACCGGCCCTTCTCGTTGCCATGCATGTGGCctaccagcagcaccaggagaagAAGCTGCTGGTGCTGACAGGGCATGGGGATGCCAAGCACATGGAAGAAGTCAAGAAGCACAAGATGCGCATAGCGGGGTCGCTGTGGTGGACATACGTCTGCAGCGTGGTCTTCAGGCTGCTCTTCGAGGCTGTGTTCATGTACATCTTCTACATGCTCTACCCAGGCTACCAGATGATGCGGCTGGTCAAGTGCGAGGCTTACCCCTGCCCCAACACTGTCGACTGCTTCATCTCCCGGCCCACTGAGAAGACCATCTTCACTGTCTTCATGCTGGTCACTTCCAGTGTCTGCATCATCCTCAACATGGCAGAGCTGGTCTACCTGGTGGTGCGGGCCTGTGCCCGCCGAGGTCAGCACCACTCCAACCCCTCGTCGGGGAAGGGCTCCTTCTATGGGCACAAGCATTCCTCTGAGTACAAGCAGAACGAGATCAACCAGCTGCTGACAGAGCAGGACGGTTCTCTCAAGGACATGCTGCGCCGCAactctgggctgcaggagaaggGTGACCGCTGCTCTGCCTGCTAG